In one Komagataeibacter sp. FNDCR2 genomic region, the following are encoded:
- the uppS gene encoding polyprenyl diphosphate synthase: MTEEGDQGLSGSDHRVAGGVCLPEHVAIIMDGNGRWANLRGLPLLAGHRAGGEAVQRTVRAAVKRGVKWLTLYAFSSENWRRAPGEVADLTGLLRYYLRHKVAELSREGVRLRVIGDLTRFPVDIQEEARRAERVTAANGRLVLVLALSYGGRADIVQAAIRMAQAVTRGELAASDIDETVFAGALQTAGMPDPDLIVRTSGECRLSNFLLWQSAYAELVFLETPWPDFDETHFDTVLAIYSRRERRFGARPG, translated from the coding sequence ATGACTGAGGAGGGGGATCAGGGCTTGTCCGGGTCGGATCATCGCGTTGCGGGCGGCGTGTGCCTGCCGGAGCATGTCGCCATCATCATGGATGGCAACGGGCGCTGGGCCAACCTGCGCGGGCTGCCGCTGCTGGCGGGGCACCGCGCCGGGGGCGAGGCGGTGCAGCGCACCGTACGCGCCGCCGTGAAGCGGGGCGTGAAATGGCTCACGCTTTATGCCTTTTCATCGGAGAACTGGCGGCGCGCGCCGGGTGAGGTCGCGGACCTGACCGGCCTGCTGCGGTATTACCTGCGGCACAAGGTGGCCGAACTGTCGCGCGAAGGGGTGCGGCTGCGGGTGATTGGCGACCTGACCCGTTTTCCCGTCGATATTCAGGAAGAAGCCCGCCGCGCCGAACGCGTGACGGCGGCCAATGGCAGGCTGGTGCTGGTGCTGGCGCTGTCCTATGGCGGGCGGGCCGACATCGTGCAGGCCGCCATCCGCATGGCGCAGGCCGTGACACGGGGCGAACTTGCCGCCAGCGACATTGATGAGACGGTTTTCGCCGGCGCGTTACAGACCGCGGGCATGCCGGACCCCGACCTGATCGTGCGCACGAGCGGGGAATGCCGCCTGTCCAATTTCCTGCTGTGGCAGTCGGCCTATGCCGAGCTGGTGTTTCTGGAAACACCGTGGCCGGATTTTGACGAGACGCATTTCGATACCGTGCTGGCGATCTATTCCCGGCGTGAAAGGCGATTCGGTGCAAGGCCAGGCTGA
- the rseP gene encoding RIP metalloprotease RseP — translation MHDLIRTVLAFSLVLGVLVFIHELGHYLAARWRGVHVEVFSIGFGRPLLRWHDSVGTEWRLCPVPLGGYVRPHGFEGPDDATEEQKAAWQPGRTFHDKPVLSRAIVIVAGPVFNFLLAIVLFTGLFAMAGQPRVLNQVAQVLPGSAAASAGVEKGDEIIRVGAHVVRDVADLQSFVSGQAGAETTLTVHRNGADTTLPVHIGSVAEKGAAPHGQIGVSFAAEMGKPQPLPQAFVSAVKETWHVSVQTLDGLWQMISGQHSTKDLGGPLRIAQMSGQVAQYGLSSLVSFMALLSINLGLINLFPVPILDGGRLVFYIFEAILGRPVSRRVQEVSFQAGFALVAGLFLFSTFNDLSHFGLFQWLASRAGQG, via the coding sequence ATGCATGATCTGATCCGGACTGTTCTGGCCTTTTCCCTGGTTCTGGGGGTTCTGGTTTTCATTCACGAGCTTGGTCACTACCTTGCCGCACGCTGGCGTGGGGTGCATGTCGAGGTGTTCTCGATCGGTTTCGGCCGTCCGCTCCTGCGCTGGCATGACAGCGTGGGAACGGAATGGCGCCTGTGCCCCGTACCGCTGGGCGGCTATGTCCGTCCCCACGGATTCGAAGGCCCGGACGACGCGACCGAGGAACAGAAAGCCGCCTGGCAGCCGGGGCGCACGTTCCATGACAAGCCGGTCCTCTCGCGTGCGATCGTGATCGTGGCGGGGCCGGTCTTCAACTTCCTCCTTGCCATTGTCCTGTTCACCGGGCTGTTCGCCATGGCGGGGCAGCCGCGTGTCCTCAACCAGGTGGCGCAGGTGCTGCCCGGCAGCGCCGCCGCCAGCGCGGGGGTGGAAAAGGGGGACGAGATCATCCGTGTCGGTGCGCATGTGGTGCGTGACGTGGCCGATCTCCAGTCCTTCGTCAGCGGGCAGGCGGGGGCCGAGACCACGCTTACGGTTCACCGCAATGGGGCAGACACGACGCTGCCGGTCCATATCGGCAGCGTGGCGGAAAAGGGCGCGGCCCCGCATGGGCAGATCGGCGTTTCCTTCGCCGCTGAAATGGGCAAGCCGCAGCCGCTGCCGCAGGCTTTCGTCTCGGCGGTGAAGGAGACGTGGCATGTCTCGGTCCAGACGCTGGACGGGCTGTGGCAGATGATTTCCGGCCAGCACAGCACGAAGGATCTCGGCGGTCCGCTGCGCATTGCCCAGATGTCGGGGCAGGTGGCGCAGTACGGCCTGTCCAGCCTTGTCTCGTTCATGGCCCTGCTCTCGATCAACCTTGGACTGATCAACCTGTTCCCGGTGCCGATTCTGGATGGCGGGCGGCTGGTATTTTACATATTCGAGGCCATTCTGGGGCGGCCGGTTTCGCGCCGCGTGCAGGAAGTCAGCTTCCAGGCCGGTTTCGCGCTTGTTGCCGGGCTGTTCCTGTTCTCGACATTTAACGATCTGTCACATTTCGGGCTGTTTCAGTGGCTCGCCTCGCGCGCGGGACAGGGCTAA
- the dxr gene encoding 1-deoxy-D-xylulose-5-phosphate reductoisomerase → MKTVSVLGCTGSIGCSTVDLLLQAPEQFRTVALVGGRNVTRLAEQARALGARRAVIADEKLLPELETLLAGSGVETAGGRAAVIAAAALPVDWTMAAITGATGLEPTLAAVRNGKSVALANKEALVCAGDVMLKAVADAGATLLPVDSEHNAVFQSMADKQASEVEQIILTASGGPFRRATLEEMEKAPLEAALKHPTWTMGAKITIDSATMFNKGLELIEAARLFNVTEDKLGVVVHPQSVVHGMVQYTDGSIVAQLGSADMRIPIAHTLAWPARMPTNSPRLDLAALARLDFEAPDEVRFPALRLARESLRAGGAAPAILSGANEIAVEAFLKREIGFLDIARIVEDVMQSLGAQRADTLEEVLHWDHEARRVARLRTVARAA, encoded by the coding sequence ATGAAGACAGTTTCCGTTCTGGGCTGTACGGGCAGCATCGGCTGTTCCACCGTGGACCTGCTGCTGCAGGCGCCTGAGCAGTTTCGCACCGTGGCGCTGGTGGGGGGACGCAACGTGACCCGCTTGGCCGAGCAGGCGCGGGCGCTGGGCGCGCGGCGCGCGGTCATTGCCGATGAGAAGCTGCTGCCCGAACTGGAAACCCTGCTGGCGGGCAGCGGTGTGGAAACCGCCGGTGGCCGCGCGGCCGTGATCGCGGCGGCGGCGCTGCCGGTGGACTGGACCATGGCGGCCATTACCGGCGCCACCGGGCTGGAGCCGACGCTGGCGGCGGTGCGTAACGGGAAATCCGTGGCGCTGGCCAACAAGGAGGCGCTGGTCTGCGCGGGCGATGTCATGCTCAAGGCGGTGGCGGATGCGGGCGCGACACTGCTGCCTGTCGATTCCGAGCATAACGCGGTTTTCCAGTCGATGGCGGACAAGCAGGCCAGCGAGGTCGAACAGATCATCCTGACCGCGTCCGGCGGCCCGTTCCGCCGCGCCACGCTGGAAGAAATGGAAAAGGCCCCCCTGGAAGCCGCGCTCAAGCACCCCACATGGACCATGGGGGCCAAGATCACCATCGATTCCGCCACCATGTTCAACAAGGGGCTGGAACTGATCGAGGCCGCGCGCCTGTTCAACGTGACCGAGGACAAACTGGGCGTGGTCGTGCATCCGCAATCCGTGGTGCATGGCATGGTGCAGTACACCGATGGCTCCATCGTGGCCCAGCTTGGATCGGCCGATATGCGGATCCCCATCGCCCACACGCTGGCGTGGCCCGCGCGCATGCCCACCAATTCGCCGCGCCTGGATCTGGCGGCGCTGGCGCGTCTCGATTTCGAGGCGCCCGATGAGGTCCGCTTCCCCGCGCTGCGTCTTGCGCGCGAATCCCTGCGCGCGGGCGGGGCCGCGCCCGCCATCCTGTCGGGCGCCAATGAAATCGCGGTGGAGGCCTTCCTCAAGCGCGAAATCGGGTTCCTGGATATTGCGCGTATTGTCGAGGATGTGATGCAATCACTGGGCGCGCAGCGGGCCGACACGCTGGAGGAAGTGCTGCACTGGGACCATGAGGCCCGTCGTGTCGCCCGCCTTCGCACGGTTGCGCGCGCGGCCTGA
- the acpS gene encoding holo-ACP synthase encodes MLIGMGSDLCDVRRIEAVLLRHGPRFVRRVFTAREQAAAERRQGLARLGTYAKRWAAKEACAKALGTGFAQGVYHHDMGVENLPGGQPVMTLSGGALARLETLRPAGFDTRIFLTMTDEHPYAFAQVMIMAEKAGAA; translated from the coding sequence ATGCTGATCGGCATGGGCTCCGACCTGTGCGATGTCAGGCGGATCGAGGCGGTGCTGCTGCGCCATGGCCCGCGCTTCGTGCGGCGCGTGTTCACCGCGCGCGAGCAGGCGGCGGCCGAGCGCAGGCAGGGCCTTGCCCGGCTTGGCACCTATGCCAAGCGCTGGGCGGCGAAGGAAGCCTGCGCCAAGGCGCTGGGCACGGGCTTTGCCCAGGGCGTGTACCACCACGACATGGGGGTTGAGAACCTGCCCGGTGGCCAGCCGGTCATGACGCTTTCGGGCGGGGCGCTGGCGCGGCTGGAAACGCTGCGGCCGGCAGGGTTTGACACGCGGATTTTCCTGACCATGACGGACGAGCACCCCTATGCCTTCGCGCAGGTCATGATCATGGCGGAAAAAGCTGGCGCGGCCTGA
- the rnc gene encoding ribonuclease III, whose translation MEAARVPATEIRRLEACLDYHFVQPALLLQALTHRSAAHERNGGRRTRQSVAKRGAGSNERLEFIGDRVLGLLMAEWLLERFPHEQEGALGPRHAHLVSRTVLARIAQVMDLHAALDVAEHEARAGVRQTANVLADAVEAILGAIYLDGGLEPARGFVRRMWNDSIVAQAHPPKDPKTALQEWVLARGLALPQYRVISSDGPSHAPRFVIAVDVQGKTGQGVAGSKRAAESDAASDLLRQLGAERQDASTPDRKGHGQ comes from the coding sequence ATGGAGGCCGCGCGTGTTCCGGCCACCGAAATCCGGCGGCTGGAAGCCTGTCTGGACTATCACTTCGTCCAGCCCGCCCTGCTGCTGCAGGCCCTGACGCACCGCTCCGCCGCGCATGAACGCAATGGCGGGCGCCGTACGCGCCAGAGCGTGGCGAAGCGTGGCGCCGGCTCCAACGAGCGGCTGGAATTCATCGGCGACCGCGTGCTGGGCCTGCTCATGGCGGAATGGCTGCTCGAACGCTTCCCCCATGAGCAGGAGGGCGCGCTTGGCCCCCGCCACGCCCATCTCGTCTCGCGCACGGTTCTGGCCCGGATCGCGCAGGTGATGGACCTGCATGCGGCGCTCGACGTGGCCGAGCATGAGGCGCGGGCCGGGGTGCGGCAGACGGCCAACGTGCTGGCCGACGCGGTGGAGGCGATTCTGGGGGCCATCTATCTTGATGGCGGGCTGGAGCCCGCGCGCGGCTTCGTGCGCAGGATGTGGAATGACTCCATCGTGGCGCAGGCCCATCCGCCCAAGGACCCCAAGACCGCGTTGCAGGAATGGGTGCTGGCGCGGGGGCTGGCGCTGCCGCAGTACCGCGTTATCTCATCCGATGGCCCATCGCATGCGCCGCGTTTCGTCATAGCGGTGGACGTACAGGGAAAAACCGGGCAGGGCGTGGCCGGAAGCAAGCGCGCCGCTGAAAGTGACGCCGCATCCGACCTGCTGCGCCAGCTTGGCGCGGAACGGCAGGACGCCTCTACCCCCGACCGTAAAGGGCACGGACAATGA
- the bamA gene encoding outer membrane protein assembly factor BamA: MPLFWTASAYAQDEAAQNTPFSGDMAPGDAEQQAPEVEAIKPPPLEDPIEAVDIKGNSRIETSTILSYMVVQPGDRFNQDLLDRSLKTLYATGLFHDVTLKRVGNVLEVHVVENPIVNRIVFEGNHSAKDEDLTKVISLRPRAVYSPQGISADRQKILAVYAEKARYAATVTPQIIRLAHNRVDVIFHINEAQKTLIKKVTFVGNHAFSSARLSGIVSSKETAWYRFFASSDQYSPERIKYDAELLHRFYLKNGFVDFQIKNATGELSPDRKSFYITYTMEEGPRYRLNKMDVRSSLRHVTAESMRKYITLFHNQWYDGSAIEHNATNMQEMLQGKGYPFAMVHPEIARNPEKRTVNLLFDISEGPRMYVERIDINGNTITQDKVIRRQLPMAEGDPYTPLDRKYSKMILEDLGFFKTVAIDQTPGSAPDKVNISADVVEKPTGEFSLGGGYSTDAGVLGNLGLKQHNLLGTGIDAGFTGTAAYYEDQADISLTDPYFLNRNLVAGVDIFGIQNRYMTYQSYSEGRYGITLRMGYSYNNHLSQSWSYTLTDRNVGDTWSDSSYYVLDQAGWSLLSQLSTTLTYDTRDRRQQPHKGFVVRVGGDLAGIGGNERYLRGKVDAAYYVPLDSIMGNHDWTVEMRGGVGDIMNWGGGRSDIIDNFYLGGTTLRGFMDGGVGPRSMAIPARDGNPMHSQEDFLGGRFLYTASATVHFPIPFASAMGLSGRYFVDMGGLDGLRVRNRYTSMKDWPKYTPVYGDTLTPRVSTGVGIAWKSPFGLVNIDLGVPLVRQEHDRTQLLRFGFGQQF; the protein is encoded by the coding sequence GTGCCGCTGTTCTGGACAGCCAGTGCCTACGCACAGGATGAAGCGGCACAGAACACACCATTCAGCGGGGACATGGCGCCAGGCGATGCGGAACAGCAGGCGCCGGAGGTCGAGGCCATCAAGCCGCCGCCGCTCGAAGACCCGATCGAGGCCGTGGACATCAAGGGCAACAGCCGGATCGAGACCAGCACCATCCTGTCCTACATGGTCGTCCAGCCCGGTGACCGCTTCAATCAGGATCTGCTCGACCGTTCGCTCAAGACCCTTTACGCCACGGGCCTGTTCCATGACGTGACGCTCAAGCGCGTGGGTAACGTGCTGGAAGTGCATGTGGTTGAAAACCCCATCGTCAACCGCATCGTGTTCGAAGGGAACCATTCCGCCAAGGACGAGGACCTGACCAAGGTCATCTCGCTGCGCCCGCGCGCGGTCTATTCCCCGCAGGGCATCTCGGCCGACCGGCAGAAGATCCTGGCCGTCTATGCGGAAAAGGCGCGTTACGCCGCCACCGTCACGCCGCAGATCATCCGGCTCGCGCATAACCGCGTGGACGTGATCTTCCATATCAACGAAGCGCAGAAGACCCTGATCAAGAAAGTCACCTTCGTCGGGAACCACGCCTTCAGCAGCGCGCGGCTGTCGGGCATCGTCTCATCGAAGGAGACGGCATGGTACCGCTTCTTCGCCTCCAGCGACCAGTACAGCCCCGAGCGGATCAAATACGACGCCGAGCTGCTGCACCGTTTCTACCTGAAGAACGGGTTTGTCGATTTCCAGATCAAGAACGCCACGGGCGAACTCTCCCCCGACCGCAAGTCCTTCTACATCACCTATACGATGGAAGAGGGGCCGCGTTACCGCCTGAACAAGATGGATGTGCGTTCCTCCCTGCGCCATGTCACCGCGGAATCCATGCGCAAATACATCACCCTGTTCCACAACCAGTGGTACGATGGCAGCGCGATCGAGCATAACGCCACCAACATGCAGGAGATGCTGCAGGGCAAGGGCTATCCCTTTGCCATGGTCCACCCCGAAATCGCCCGCAACCCGGAAAAGCGCACGGTCAACCTTCTGTTCGACATAAGCGAAGGCCCGCGCATGTATGTCGAGCGCATTGACATCAACGGCAACACGATCACGCAGGACAAGGTGATCCGCCGCCAGTTGCCCATGGCCGAAGGCGACCCGTACACGCCGCTCGACCGCAAGTATTCCAAGATGATCCTGGAGGATCTGGGGTTCTTCAAGACCGTCGCGATCGACCAGACCCCCGGCTCCGCGCCGGACAAGGTCAACATCTCGGCCGACGTGGTGGAAAAGCCGACGGGCGAGTTCTCGCTGGGCGGCGGGTATTCGACCGATGCCGGCGTGCTGGGCAATCTGGGCCTCAAGCAGCATAACCTGCTGGGCACCGGCATCGACGCGGGCTTTACCGGCACCGCCGCGTATTATGAAGACCAGGCCGACATCTCGCTGACCGATCCCTACTTCCTCAACCGCAACCTTGTGGCGGGCGTGGATATTTTCGGCATCCAGAACCGTTACATGACCTACCAGAGCTATTCGGAAGGGCGGTACGGCATCACGCTGCGCATGGGGTATTCCTATAACAACCACCTGTCGCAATCGTGGAGCTATACGCTGACCGATCGTAACGTGGGTGATACATGGTCGGATTCATCCTATTACGTTCTGGATCAGGCGGGCTGGTCCCTGCTGTCGCAGCTCAGCACCACCCTCACATACGATACGCGTGACCGCCGCCAGCAGCCGCACAAGGGGTTCGTGGTGCGTGTGGGGGGTGATCTCGCCGGTATCGGGGGGAATGAGCGGTACCTGCGTGGCAAGGTGGACGCCGCCTATTACGTCCCGCTCGACAGCATCATGGGCAATCATGACTGGACGGTGGAAATGCGGGGCGGCGTGGGTGATATCATGAACTGGGGCGGTGGCCGCAGTGATATCATCGATAACTTCTACCTTGGCGGCACCACGCTGCGCGGGTTCATGGATGGTGGCGTCGGGCCGCGAAGCATGGCCATTCCCGCGCGCGACGGGAACCCCATGCACTCGCAGGAAGATTTCCTGGGTGGCCGGTTCCTCTATACCGCTTCGGCCACGGTGCATTTCCCCATCCCGTTTGCTTCCGCCATGGGGCTGAGCGGGCGTTATTTCGTGGATATGGGCGGTCTGGACGGCCTGCGCGTGCGTAACCGCTATACATCCATGAAAGACTGGCCCAAATATACTCCTGTCTATGGTGATACACTCACGCCACGCGTCTCGACCGGTGTCGGCATTGCGTGGAAAAGTCCGTTCGGGCTCGTGAATATCGATCTGGGCGTTCCGCTGGTCCGTCAGGAACATGACAGGACACAGTTGCTCCGCTTTGGCTTCGGCCAACAATTCTGA
- a CDS encoding phosphatidate cytidylyltransferase — MQGQAEGKGTAPSGGAPVKSGNWKDLRARVLSAAVLVPLAGLCVWAGGLVYGGLIVLVMAGMASEWARMFGFGLETRRGKICLAWAACMGIAAVAGHWGGALLLMVAAGVLGPALWAGQVAIGCAGLSLLWLRYMTDPGAGVVLFLVACVAMSDTGAYMAGRVFGGPKLAPRISPAKTWSGSMGGLLSAVLVGMAIAHFMPGARPGALWRGAMFGGLVAIAAQIGDLAESALKRARGVKDSGAILPGHGGLLDRFDGLLVAAPMAALLSLWAVGRAAFWYVGLH; from the coding sequence GTGCAAGGCCAGGCTGAAGGGAAGGGAACTGCCCCGTCTGGTGGCGCGCCCGTTAAATCCGGCAACTGGAAAGACCTGCGCGCCCGTGTGCTTTCGGCCGCGGTGCTGGTGCCGCTGGCCGGGCTGTGCGTATGGGCGGGCGGTCTGGTCTATGGCGGGCTGATCGTGCTGGTCATGGCCGGCATGGCCAGCGAGTGGGCACGGATGTTCGGCTTCGGGCTGGAGACGCGGCGCGGGAAGATCTGCCTGGCATGGGCGGCGTGCATGGGTATCGCGGCGGTGGCGGGGCACTGGGGTGGCGCGCTGCTGCTCATGGTGGCGGCGGGCGTGCTGGGTCCGGCGCTGTGGGCGGGTCAGGTGGCGATAGGCTGCGCCGGGCTGTCGCTACTATGGCTGCGCTACATGACCGATCCCGGCGCCGGGGTGGTCCTGTTCCTGGTCGCCTGCGTGGCGATGAGTGATACGGGGGCCTATATGGCGGGGCGTGTTTTTGGCGGCCCCAAGCTCGCGCCGCGCATTTCGCCTGCCAAGACGTGGTCCGGTTCCATGGGGGGGCTGCTGAGCGCCGTGCTGGTCGGCATGGCGATCGCCCATTTCATGCCCGGCGCCCGACCGGGGGCGTTGTGGCGGGGGGCGATGTTCGGCGGGCTTGTGGCCATCGCCGCCCAGATTGGGGATCTCGCGGAAAGCGCGCTGAAGCGTGCGCGTGGCGTGAAGGATTCGGGTGCCATCCTGCCCGGCCATGGTGGCCTGCTGGACCGTTTCGATGGCCTGCTGGTCGCGGCCCCCATGGCGGCATTGCTGTCTTTATGGGCAGTCGGCCGGGCTGCTTTCTGGTATGTGGGGCTGCACTGA
- the pyrH gene encoding UMP kinase encodes MTQPAKPQSAASYKRVLLKVSGEALMGSGSYGVDPATVDAIAADVAAVASTGVEVCLVIGGGNIFRGMAAAARGMDRAQGDYAGMLATVINALLMQNALERHGVPTRVMTAIHMSSIAEPYIRRRAVRHMEKGRVVIFAAGTGNPFFTTDTGAALRAAEMECDALFKGTQVDGVYSADPRKDPAALRYDTLTYRDVLANDLNVMDAAAISLARENRLPIVVFNIHEHDAFSRVMRGEGRFTTIVAAD; translated from the coding sequence ATGACCCAGCCCGCCAAACCCCAGTCCGCTGCCTCCTACAAGCGCGTCCTCCTGAAGGTGTCGGGGGAGGCGCTGATGGGAAGCGGGTCGTACGGGGTCGATCCGGCGACGGTCGACGCCATCGCCGCCGATGTGGCGGCCGTGGCCAGCACCGGGGTCGAGGTGTGTCTGGTCATCGGTGGCGGCAACATCTTTCGCGGCATGGCGGCGGCGGCCCGTGGCATGGACCGCGCGCAGGGCGATTACGCCGGCATGCTGGCCACCGTCATCAATGCGCTGCTCATGCAGAACGCGCTGGAGCGGCATGGCGTGCCCACGCGGGTCATGACGGCCATTCACATGTCATCCATAGCCGAGCCGTATATCCGCCGCCGCGCTGTCAGGCACATGGAAAAGGGCCGGGTCGTGATCTTCGCCGCCGGCACGGGCAATCCGTTCTTCACGACCGATACGGGGGCGGCGCTGCGCGCTGCGGAAATGGAATGTGACGCCCTGTTCAAGGGCACGCAGGTCGATGGCGTCTATTCAGCCGATCCGCGCAAGGATCCCGCCGCCCTGCGTTACGATACCCTGACCTATCGCGATGTCCTGGCCAATGATCTCAACGTCATGGATGCGGCGGCCATCAGCCTGGCGCGGGAAAACCGGCTGCCCATAGTCGTATTCAATATTCATGAGCACGATGCCTTCTCGCGTGTCATGCGCGGCGAGGGTCGTTTTACCACCATCGTGGCGGCGGACTGA
- the frr gene encoding ribosome recycling factor: protein MSVDQKSLLADMTRRMDGAIESLRRDFAGLRSGRASPALLEPVRVEAYGGEVPLTQVGSIAVPEARMLTVQVWDRTLVGAVERAIRDAGLGLNPAADGQTVRVPIPQLTEERRNELARAAGKYAENGKIAVRGVRRDGMDQTRKLEKNSEISEDDVKVWSDAIQKLTDQYVKRVDELLAEKEREIKQV, encoded by the coding sequence GTGTCTGTCGATCAGAAGAGTTTGCTGGCGGATATGACCCGCCGTATGGATGGCGCGATTGAAAGCCTGCGCCGTGATTTTGCCGGCCTGCGTTCCGGCCGCGCCAGCCCCGCGCTGCTTGAGCCGGTGCGGGTGGAAGCCTATGGGGGCGAGGTGCCGCTGACACAGGTCGGCTCCATCGCCGTGCCCGAGGCGCGCATGCTGACCGTGCAGGTCTGGGACCGCACGCTGGTGGGTGCGGTCGAACGCGCCATCCGTGATGCGGGCCTGGGGCTCAACCCGGCGGCCGATGGCCAGACGGTGCGCGTGCCCATTCCCCAGTTGACCGAGGAGCGGCGTAACGAACTGGCGCGCGCGGCGGGGAAGTATGCCGAAAATGGCAAGATCGCCGTGCGTGGCGTGCGCCGTGATGGCATGGACCAGACCCGCAAGCTGGAAAAGAACAGCGAAATCAGCGAAGATGACGTCAAGGTCTGGTCCGATGCGATCCAGAAGCTGACGGACCAGTACGTCAAGCGCGTTGACGAACTGCTGGCTGAAAAAGAACGCGAGATCAAGCAGGTCTGA
- the era gene encoding GTPase Era encodes MTGLDQDRTTRCGFVAIVGAPNAGKSTLLNRMAGTKLSIVSPKAQTTRFRVLGILMRGQAQMLLVDTPGIFQPRRKLDRAMVAAAWTGSEDADITLLIVDARAGMTEALRAIATRLAEQKRRLWLVLNKTDLVRRDALLPLTAELSAILPVEHVFMVSARSGEGVDDLLDRLAAELPVGPYLYPEDDLTDLPDRLLAAELVREQIFLQTHEEVPYAATAETEGFAERPDGSVRIDVTIYVARASHKAILIGERGSRIRAIGEKARRELGRLLGRTCHLFLNVKERAGWDEERARLRAIGLDDAS; translated from the coding sequence ATGACTGGTCTGGATCAGGACAGGACGACACGCTGCGGTTTCGTGGCCATCGTGGGGGCGCCCAACGCGGGCAAGTCCACGCTGCTCAACCGCATGGCGGGCACCAAGCTGTCCATCGTCAGCCCCAAGGCGCAGACCACGCGCTTCCGGGTGCTGGGCATTCTCATGCGCGGGCAGGCGCAGATGCTGCTGGTGGATACGCCGGGCATCTTCCAGCCCCGGCGCAAGCTGGACCGCGCCATGGTCGCGGCCGCGTGGACCGGGTCGGAAGATGCGGACATCACGCTGCTGATCGTGGATGCCCGCGCGGGCATGACCGAGGCGCTGCGCGCCATCGCCACGCGGCTGGCGGAGCAGAAGCGCAGGCTGTGGCTGGTGCTGAACAAGACGGATCTGGTGCGCCGCGACGCGCTGCTGCCCCTGACGGCCGAACTGTCGGCCATCCTGCCGGTCGAGCATGTGTTCATGGTCAGCGCGCGCTCGGGCGAGGGCGTGGATGACCTGCTGGACCGTCTGGCGGCGGAACTGCCGGTGGGGCCCTACCTTTATCCCGAGGATGACCTGACCGACCTGCCCGACCGCCTGCTGGCGGCCGAGCTGGTGCGTGAGCAGATATTCCTCCAGACGCATGAGGAAGTGCCCTACGCCGCGACAGCCGAGACGGAAGGCTTCGCGGAACGGCCCGATGGCTCGGTTCGCATCGATGTGACCATCTATGTGGCGCGGGCCTCGCACAAGGCTATCCTGATCGGTGAGCGCGGCAGCCGGATTCGCGCGATAGGCGAAAAGGCGCGGCGTGAACTCGGTCGCCTGCTGGGCCGGACATGCCACCTTTTCCTCAACGTCAAGGAACGCGCCGGATGGGACGAGGAGCGCGCCCGCCTGCGCGCCATCGGGCTGGACGACGCATCCTGA
- the lepB gene encoding signal peptidase I, translating to MDDNKTLSSPPRTAPSRREGGLVELLRTIVIAGLLAVSVRTVLFEPFNIPSGSMIPTLQVGDYVWVAKYSYGYSRFALPGSPNLFQGRIFDHAPHRGDVAVFRFTKDTSIDYIKRIVGLPGDHIQMREGHLYINGQEAPRQPEGEYVAIDEHRTHMEGDRYREILPGSDGRGPVAHDILKLTDEGGKNDTPEYVVPPGYFFAMGDNRDDSADSRFMGDEPQDLGFVPMENLVGQAKWIFMSVDGMHPFWQFWYWPAEIRWNRLFMGVH from the coding sequence ATGGACGATAACAAGACCCTTTCCTCCCCGCCGCGAACCGCCCCGTCACGCCGGGAGGGCGGGCTGGTTGAACTGCTGCGCACCATTGTCATCGCGGGCCTGCTGGCCGTGAGCGTGCGCACCGTGCTGTTCGAGCCGTTCAATATCCCGTCGGGCTCCATGATCCCGACATTACAGGTGGGGGATTACGTGTGGGTGGCCAAGTACAGCTATGGCTATTCCCGTTTCGCGCTGCCCGGCTCGCCCAACCTGTTCCAGGGGCGGATCTTCGACCATGCGCCCCACCGTGGCGACGTGGCGGTCTTCCGCTTCACCAAGGATACGTCGATCGACTATATCAAGCGCATCGTCGGCCTGCCCGGTGACCATATCCAGATGCGCGAAGGCCATCTTTACATAAACGGGCAGGAAGCGCCGCGTCAGCCGGAGGGCGAATACGTGGCGATAGACGAGCACCGCACGCATATGGAGGGGGACCGCTACCGCGAGATCCTGCCCGGCAGTGACGGGCGCGGGCCGGTCGCGCACGATATCCTCAAACTGACCGATGAGGGCGGCAAGAACGACACGCCCGAATATGTCGTGCCGCCGGGTTACTTCTTCGCCATGGGCGACAACCGTGATGACAGCGCCGACAGCCGCTTCATGGGGGATGAACCGCAGGATCTTGGCTTCGTGCCCATGGAAAACCTGGTGGGGCAGGCCAAATGGATCTTCATGTCCGTCGATGGCATGCACCCGTTCTGGCAGTTCTGGTACTGGCCGGCCGAAATCAGGTGGAACCGCCTGTTCATGGGGGTTCACTGA